The Thalassospira sp. TSL5-1 sequence GGTGATGGGTACCGCCAACGGGCAGGGCGATAAAATCCGCCGGGTCTTCGCCTGCCTGCATCATGGCGCTGTGCAATCGTGCCGGGGGGTCGTCCACCGGTTCGGATGTTAAAACGAACGTGCCCCAATGAATGGCGATGGCCTGTTTTACCTGCATTGTCTGTTTGATCAAAACGGCTTCTTCGGGGTTTACATGCGCGGTTTTCATAAAATCACGCGGCTCATAAGCCCCAATCGGGATCAGCCCAAGGTCAAACGGGCCATATTTTGCCCCCATCTCGGCAAACAGTTTTTCGTTCCAGCCGCTATCACCGACAAAATAAAATCTGAAGCCATTGGTAAAGGTCAGGGCATAACCACCCCACAACATTTCCTTGCGATCACTCATCTTGCGGCTGGACCAGTGATGGGATGGGGTATGGATTATCTTAACGCCGTTAACTTCGGCATATTGGTCCCAGTCCATTTCAAGGCAGCCTTCAATTCCGGCCTCCTTAAGAAGGTTTGCGTTTTTCAGCGGAACGATATAGGTGGGCTCGTTGCCAATTTGGCGTAAAGATTCAAGATCACAATGATCGTAATGATTATGCGATAGCAGAACCATGTCGATCTTTGGAAGTTGATTAATTGTAAGGCCGGGCGGGGAGTAGCGTTTGGGGCCAAATTTTTTGAAGGGGGACGCCCTGTCGGAAAAGACCGGGTCGGTCAGAATATTGATGCCCTGATACTGCACCAGAACAGAGGCATGGCCGATCCAGGTGACTTGGGCAACATCCGGGTTCGGGCTGTGAATGGCATCAAGGTCCGGGGCGACGATGGGGGTTTTGCCGGTTTGGTGTTTCGCCTTGGGCCAGCTTTCCCTGCCAAAGAAACGACGGCGTAAAAACCGGAAAAACGATTTCTTGCCTTCGGGCAGGGGATAGCGGTTTTCAAACCCGTTGTCGGTGTGATGGGGCGGAGGTGACGAGGAATTCACAGATTTTACCTTATGATTTTTGTTCTTTTACTATGTGTAGCAGATACAAAGTCGCGCAAGTTGCCATTTTGGCAGGGTAAATCATTTTTCTGGTATTATAGAAAACAAAACGGACGCAACCCGAAGGCCACGTCCGTAACTTGTCCGTCTTTGTAAAAGACGCATTTGGTCAGCGCGGGAGTTATTCAATCACATCGACATAACTGTCCACATCGGGTTCGTGGTCAATAATCCCAGTATCCTGCAGATATTTGGCAAAGCGGGTGTAACGTGCCTTGTCCACGGCGGCCGGGCGCAGGGCAAAACGGGTGAGGGTATCGCCCCAGGCGCGTTTGTTTAATTCGTCATCCAGGTTGGGATAGGCAGCAATAAAGGCTTTCCAGCTTTCATCGGGGTGGTTGATCAGGTATTGCGTGGCTTCTTCCAGGGCTTCGAGCATCTTCTTCATGCGTGGATCATGGGCCTTGTCCTTGCGCACGGTCAGGATCAGTTCGTCATAGGGCGGAACACCCTCTTCCTCGACATAAAATGCCTTGCCCGGTTTGCCTTCAATGTCCATCTGGTTCAGTTCGAAATTGCGATAGGCCCCAATAACGGCATCCACCTGGCCTGAATAAAGCGACGGGGAGAGCGAAAAATTCACATTGACCAGTTCAACGGAACTGATGTCCACCCCGTGGCTTTTGAGCATGGTGCCCAAAACCGCATCTTCAAACCCGGCCAAAGAATAGCCGATTTTTTTGCCCTTGAGATCGGCAATTTCCTTGATCGGCCCGTCTTTTAACACCACCAGCGCATTGAGCGGGGTTGCCACGAGTGTGCCAATGCGCGTGAGCGGCAGGCCCTGTGCCACCTGCACATGAAGCTGGGGCTGGTAATTCACCGCAACATCCCCCTGTCCCGCTGCCACCAGGCGTGGCGGGGCGGACGGGTCGGCTGGTTCAATCAGCTCCACATCCAGGCCATGCTTGGTAAAAAAGCCTTTTTCCTTGGCCACCACCAGCGGTGCGTGGTCCGGGTTTACAAACCAGTCGAGTAGGATGCTGAGTTTTTCATTGGCGTGCGCAGGCAGGTTGGCAAGGCAAAGGGCTGTGCCAATCGTTGCGACGGAGAACAGGTTTTTCAGGCGAGACATGAGCAAGATTCCCATTTGCAGGCGTGAAGGATGAAAATTGTGTGCGCCGGGCCAAGGCAGGCCTATCCCCGGCGGATGAGGCCGGTTTGGGCTGTCAGTCGTGTTTTGCCAGGCTGTCGGGTTGCCAGGGCAACATGCGGCGCAACAGCCGGTCGACAATGAAATATTGCGTAATGGAAAAGGCACAGAGGATGAGCAGGCAGGCAAAAACCATATCGATCTGCACCCGCGCATTGGCGTGCAGCATCAAATAACCCAGACCCTTGCTGGAGCCGACCCATTCGCCAATAATCGCCCCAATCGGCGATACCGCCGTTGCCACGCGAAAGCCCGAGGCAAAAGCAGGCAGGGCGGCAGGCAAACGAATATGGGTGAGCATCCGCCAGCGGTTGGTGCCCATTGTGCGGGCCAAATCCAGCCAGCCCGGTTCTGTGCGTGACAGGCCATCAAAAAAGGCGACGGTGACGGGAAAGAAAATGATCAGCGCGGCCATCGCAATTTTTGATGCCATGCCAAAACCCAGCCAAAGCACCAGCAAGGGGGCAATGGCAAAAAACGGAATGGCTTGCGATACCAGCAGGATCGGCATCAGCCAAAACCGTATCGGGCTGAACAATGCCATTGGCATGGCCGCCAGCGCCCCCAGGGCCGCCCCGGCAAACAGGCCAATCACGGTTTCGGCAATGGTATAGCCCGCATGATCCAGCAGCACCGCATGGCGCTGGATCAGCGCCAGCCATACATCATAGGGGGCGGGCAGCATATATTTGGGCGCGCCCGTCACGCTCACGACAATTTGCCAGGTGGCGATCAGGGTGATGATGATGATAAAGGGTCGCGCGAGTTTTAGCAGCTTGCGCTCTGCCAGCGGGGTGACAGAACGGGCAGGAACAGCCGGGCTGGTGGATTTGACGGATCTGGTAACGGTCATGGCTTTGCCTCCGCCAGGTCGGACCGGTCGCCTTGTGACGACAAGGCCCCTAATTGCCGCAGCAATTCCGCCTGATGGCGCAGGATAACCGGGTCGGTGATATCGCGCGGAATGTGACCGTCGGGAATAACCGCATCGGACAGGGTTGCCGGGCTGCCCTGCAACACCATCACCTTATGGCCGACGCGAAGGGCTTCGAGCGGGTCATGCGTGACCAGTAAAACGGTTTTACCCTGTAAAACCCGTGCCGCTAAGTCCTGAATACGCATGCGGTTGAGCGGGTCAAGGGCGGAAAATGGCTCGTCCATTAACACAACTGGCCGGTCTTCCATCAGGGTGCGGGCCAGGGCGGCACGTTGTTTCATTCCGCCCGACAGTTCCGCCGGGCGCATATGCGCGGCCTTTTGCAGGCCAACCTCGGCTATTAAATGATCGGCCCGGGAAAGGTCCGGTTTTTCGCTGCGTAATACAGCGCCCAGCACCACATTTTCCCGCACGGTTCGCCACGGCAACAATAAATCCTGTTGTGCCATATAGGCGACCCGGTCGTTCAGGGCTTTGCCATCGCTACACGTAATGGTGCCACTGGCGGCATCACTGCCCACCAACCCGG is a genomic window containing:
- a CDS encoding MBL fold metallo-hydrolase; the protein is MNSSSPPPHHTDNGFENRYPLPEGKKSFFRFLRRRFFGRESWPKAKHQTGKTPIVAPDLDAIHSPNPDVAQVTWIGHASVLVQYQGINILTDPVFSDRASPFKKFGPKRYSPPGLTINQLPKIDMVLLSHNHYDHCDLESLRQIGNEPTYIVPLKNANLLKEAGIEGCLEMDWDQYAEVNGVKIIHTPSHHWSSRKMSDRKEMLWGGYALTFTNGFRFYFVGDSGWNEKLFAEMGAKYGPFDLGLIPIGAYEPRDFMKTAHVNPEEAVLIKQTMQVKQAIAIHWGTFVLTSEPVDDPPARLHSAMMQAGEDPADFIALPVGGTHHHIPDPQADI
- a CDS encoding ABC transporter substrate-binding protein, which translates into the protein MSRLKNLFSVATIGTALCLANLPAHANEKLSILLDWFVNPDHAPLVVAKEKGFFTKHGLDVELIEPADPSAPPRLVAAGQGDVAVNYQPQLHVQVAQGLPLTRIGTLVATPLNALVVLKDGPIKEIADLKGKKIGYSLAGFEDAVLGTMLKSHGVDISSVELVNVNFSLSPSLYSGQVDAVIGAYRNFELNQMDIEGKPGKAFYVEEEGVPPYDELILTVRKDKAHDPRMKKMLEALEEATQYLINHPDESWKAFIAAYPNLDDELNKRAWGDTLTRFALRPAAVDKARYTRFAKYLQDTGIIDHEPDVDSYVDVIE
- a CDS encoding ABC transporter permease produces the protein MTVTRSVKSTSPAVPARSVTPLAERKLLKLARPFIIIITLIATWQIVVSVTGAPKYMLPAPYDVWLALIQRHAVLLDHAGYTIAETVIGLFAGAALGALAAMPMALFSPIRFWLMPILLVSQAIPFFAIAPLLVLWLGFGMASKIAMAALIIFFPVTVAFFDGLSRTEPGWLDLARTMGTNRWRMLTHIRLPAALPAFASGFRVATAVSPIGAIIGEWVGSSKGLGYLMLHANARVQIDMVFACLLILCAFSITQYFIVDRLLRRMLPWQPDSLAKHD
- a CDS encoding ABC transporter ATP-binding protein, yielding MTDTDTRPPVTGHSQAPSGQNRTSFDVHLRHACVEFNITRLFHNLSLDLGAGSFTCLLGPSGVGKSTLLRFLAGLVGSDAASGTITCSDGKALNDRVAYMAQQDLLLPWRTVRENVVLGAVLRSEKPDLSRADHLIAEVGLQKAAHMRPAELSGGMKQRAALARTLMEDRPVVLMDEPFSALDPLNRMRIQDLAARVLQGKTVLLVTHDPLEALRVGHKVMVLQGSPATLSDAVIPDGHIPRDITDPVILRHQAELLRQLGALSSQGDRSDLAEAKP